Genomic window (Deltaproteobacteria bacterium):
GGTTTGCTTTCTTGGGCTGCAGCGCACTTTAGCCAGGACGGATCGGATGCAGGTCCCCTTGTCAGAAGAGACGCGAGTGGCTGATGTGCTGGCTTATGTCAAGGCGTCTTACCCGGAGCTGCCCTTTCCTGAAAATGCCTTTCTGGTAACCGTCAACAATAAGGTTGCAACCATGGAAATGATCCTGAGAGGCAACGATGAGGTCTCATTCCTGCCTTTTATCGGCGGAGGATGATGCATTCAGCTAGAGCCATTAAATGGTGGGGGACATAA
Coding sequences:
- a CDS encoding MoaD/ThiS family protein, with amino-acid sequence MMFASVCFLGLQRTLARTDRMQVPLSEETRVADVLAYVKASYPELPFPENAFLVTVNNKVATMEMILRGNDEVSFLPFIGGG